GTCCATGCAAAGCAGCAGGAGCCCATATGAAAGATGAGAAGCAATGGAATTCTCATGAGAACATCTCCTACTATGGAAGGATTTACTGTaactccttatttttcttttttttttgaggaagattagccctgagctgagatctgctgccaatcctcctctttttgctgaggaagactggccctgagctaacatccatgcccatcttactctactttatatgtgggacacctgccacagcatgacttgccaagcagtgccatgtctgcacctgggatccgaaccggtgaaccctgggccaccgaagtggaacgtgcgaacttaaccactgtgccactgggccggcccctgtaactCCTTATTTTTCAAACTATGGTCACAGACCATTGATAAATtatgattaacatttatttaaatagaaaacgTACATGGTATCTACACTtatcaaaatgtaaatggataatACATATCTTTAATGTtatctaaaatacatataaatttattataaatttatatacaaataaaagaaaaatttcataacATGCAAGATAGAATGAATATATGGCatatactaaaaaaagaaaatacatgtcagtttattaaatttttatttcagttacatATATGGTTTTATATATGTAGGTATATGCTGGACCATAATATACACTATATTTCTTGCTGTGGAATGATCCAACATGTTTGAAAGCCACTCCTCTTACATCACAGTAAACTGAGCAACAGAAAGGTCCATGCAGCCAGATGGAGAGGCCAATACAAGAGCACCCACCCTTTCTGTCCTGCACACAGACAGTGCCAACTCCTCCAGGCCAGGCTGTAATCACTCTCTGACAGGCTCGCACTTTGTTGCTTAGTCTTTTCAGATTTACAACCAGGCAACAACCTTTATTAAAAGACCTTCCCCCATTCCTTATTACTCGCAAGGTTGAGAATTCTGGTGGTGGCTTCCCAGATATTTATAGCTCTGCCATTAGTTTCGAAGTTGTtctatctttcaaaattttattctgCCTACTTAACTTAGATCAACTCTCTTCAGCATTAATGTGGGGATCTTGTTCTGCCTGTCCTGTCACTCCTGGTCTAGCAGAGCCACGTCAGGATGAACCTGTAGACACCAATGAATCTCACACTGTAATTTCCTAAGAGTGTACAgtttattttaactatattacaTAACTATATTACATAGAAGAGTTTATATTCATTTAATGTAATGCATAAGCAATTATGCTAACCTCCAAGAGTAAAATCTGTAATTATTCTGTAACAACTGCCTTGCATCATTTCTCTTTTAGATAAactttgtaagtttttaaaattgagaagataGATAACTGTATATGAAAAGTAGATAAGGAAAAtaggatatatgttttcagtaagagAAGGTATGAAGAATGAAGATGCATTTTTGTTAAAGTAAAACAAGAAGGTAATTTTGccctaaaataaaatgattgttccaaaataagaaacaaagagataGGACAAAATCTAAAAAGATatagaaagttgtagaaggtttgtgaaaaaggaatctttaaaaaagaaattttggcggctggccctgtggctgagtggttaagttcgcatgctccactttggcggcctggggtttcactggtttggatcctgggtgcggacatggcaccgcttgtcgggccacgttgaggcgacgtcccacatgccacaactagagggacccacaactagaatatacagctgtgtactgggggatttggggagaaaaagcagaaaaaaaaaaaaaaaggaagactggcaccagttgttagctcaggtgccaatctttaaaaaaaaaaaagaaattttgatgtGTGGTCAAGCTAGCTAAgatcaaaatgaatttatttaaaaataaattctaatatcAAAAGTATACTGgcacaaaattagaatttggtttttctATTAAAGGACAAAGGCTTCTCAGATTATTGGTCTGCtcttaataagaaattataaacaaagtTCCTTTACCTTTAATGTAATCTGCCTAGGAAACAAAGATTCTGTATTTTGTCTTTATCAAGTCTTTGATTACTCAGAAAAGCTAATGCCCTCACGATGGCaaagaaactgttagaaaaatgtatttcccAGTTGGGATATACCGTCCACAGTTGCCTGTGAGCAAGGCACCCACTTCACTGCACAGACACACAAACCTTACCAAAAACCTTTCACCTTCTTCAAATTGTCACTGTTCCTATCATCCTCAATCATCAGGCACAGTTCAGAAcactaatggaaaaactggattgaagtagaagaaatattaaattacatgAGACTATGTGAGCTGAGAAAGATggtttaactttttgtttttccagatttaaagaaatccttTAACCTGTCAACAATTAGGTAAGATATacctttgtgaacaaagatgaaacatttactttttctccctacctgattcCTCCAGAATTCAAAAACTCTCagtgagtattctttttttttttttttgctgggaaagatttgctctgagctaacatctgttgccaatcttctctctcttttctttttccccttcccaaaaccccactacatagttgtatattctagttgtaggtccttctagttcttttatgtgagccaccaccacagcatggctactgacagacaagtggtatggttACACGCCCAGGAACtcaacctgggccgccaaagcagagggtgctgaactctaaccactaagccatcagggctggctctcagtgAGTATTCTGATTTTCACTTgtataaataatcaggccaagtttttaatataaataaattagttttactgtgattattttaggtaaaaaaaattaGGGTAAttgtggagagaaaaattatgtttacaccTTTGTAGATATTCGATTCTAGTCCTGttattgtctttgaggttttgttatatACTGTAGACGGAACTCCCCTGGGCTAAAGTTTTGCCTTTGGTCCTGCTGACTGTTCACAGTtccctctttggaaaacagaaactAACTCCAGACGAGATAATCACCAGCACATCAGTGTCTATTGGTACACAACCTTCTGCTGACCCCTTGTTGTCTTGTGCTAACGTGACCAGCTATTGTAAGGTTATAATGTCTTAGCCTCAGCCTATCATCGACAGGTTAAAGAAGTTTTCCCAGGTTCCAGTTTAAAGGATCTTGTTGGTCACGGTCTAGAGCCCAGTGACTATATTCTGGAAGCATCAACAGACGAGGACAGCCCTCAAGTCCCATTGGAAAGGACCTTTCCAAGTGCTCCTGACCACTGACACTACTACAGAACTAGAAGGCATTGCATATTAGATGCCCCTTTTGGGTACACCTTTGTGTGTGATTACTATGGGGAACCATGGGCTTATGAATGTCTAGACAGCTGGTGTATGGCAGGACAATGCCTTTTAGGATACCATATATCATTTAAagttcttgttaaaaaaaaaaaaacccggggctggctccatggctgagtggttaagttcgtgcgctctgttatggcggcccagggttcggatcctgggtgcggacatggcaccactcattaggccacattgaggcagcgtcccacatcccacagctagagggacctgcaactaagatatacaactatgtacaggggggtttggggagataaagcaggaaaaaaaaaaaaaaaaagaagattggcaacagttgttagctcaggtgccaatctttaaaaaaacaaaacaaaactcaactgCAATTTCATAGGTCTAGGGGAAACCTGGCAACCCCTTTTTACACCTCAACTACTCTCCATTGATTACCATTCCCAAAGACTTTGTTCCTTGGATTAATGTTGTCCATGATGACCTGTTGATAAAAATTTTATCCCTAACCATAGCCACCCTGGCAAATTCCACCACTCAAGCCTTGCTCAATAACAATGATCCCTGGATTCCATAGCAAGGGTTATATTAGATAATCAACAGGCACTCAATTATCTCCTTACAGAATAGGGCGGCATCTGTGCCACAGCCTACACCTCCTGCTGTACCTGGATCAACTCTCCTGGTGAAGTTGAGTCAGAacttggaaaaattataaaagcagcATAGCATCTCTCCAGTCCAATGTCTTTTAATGACACCCTCTGGTTCCTTGCCTTCCTTCAGGTATGGGTGCTTGGAGCAGATCAGaactttaaatattgtttttgattaCTGGAATTTTGCTATGTGTACTTACATTTAAACTTATACTACTACTCACTTAGATCTGCTCCAAGTAATACTAATGATTATTGTCCCGGTTTGCATGATCTTTGTCACCTTAAGTGACTAATGGTTTGCATTTCTTGATGCTGTTTGTCTGTCTCTACCTCCAGAATAACGATTGCTCAGTGACTTGAGATGATCAACCAATCTTGCAACTCTGAACAAAGGACTTGACACTGTTTCCAGATAGACACTATGCCTATTGAGGCGGGCTTGGCGAGCTgaggaatcaaaagaaagatttcttggactctcaaggtctggtagtagtgctcctttattcagagaatagcatggagtagcatggggacaggacccatggggagtgaagagctgcagcatggggacggAACTCACgtgcagtgaagagctgcaatggttgagggtagggctaaatttataaggcgtaggtatgtgagttacttctttacaagacaaaggaaagattatgtaaaaaagtcgttaaaatggtatcagtgcaggtggggtctggttatcagaTGGTCGTATAACTTTGGATAGagtcaggtcaggacgtcctatacTTCCTGGAGGAGGACAATGTCGATCGGTATGTAAGGCAGGATGCCCttgggcagccttgatcctcatcacctCAGACTCATTTCCTGACCACCTCCTTATTGCTCAGATGTGGCCAAAGCCATTGACTGCGTTACTCCTACTGATGATTGAGTACCTTGCTGTCCCCCTACATGGGACATGACTTCCCAGGAATGAGCCATCCTGGTGATGAGGGATATATATATGTCAATAAAACAGTGATCCATGATGCTTTCTGCCAAAAGATCTTGACCAAAAGGGGAAAATGCTGATGATGAtaacaaaatggagtaacatatgtcaaggcttctaaaatggagctgggaggccattagGGAAGTGGGGCTTATGTGTATCTCTACCCAGACAGAATGTAACCTTTGAACTGTGCTTCACTGCCATCATCTTGACCTTCCAAGAAACATGCTTACTCCCATAGATAAGAACTTTCTGCCTTAGAGATGGCCTTAGCAACCGATCATATAAAGCCAAGAAGTAACAGTTGTTGCTGGTATCAATCACAAATCTTACAAAACCacctatataatttatttcttttcgcCTCTATAAAATCCTGTCTCCTTTGTCTTCTTTGGAGCACATCTGAGCTTCTACTCaatctccattttccaaattgcaattcttgagACTCCAAATaatctttttgcttctcttgcagtCGATGCCTCTTACCAGTCGACACTCGACTCTTCCAGGTCAGTGGCTCCACTTTAGGAACCTGCCTGTTCTATCTCATGCAGGCCCGTCAGACCCTGCCTTTTTGCCGTGGGTGCTGGACACCCAGGGGCCCTGTGGAGAGAAGCTGGACCATGCAGAACCTGGGGAGCAGCCCGGCGACTCTAGAGCAGGTGGCCTCTTGTCCTGGCCTGTGAGGGCCTGGATTCCCTGACGGATCATGCTCTCAAGGTGTGGcccaaatgaaaaaaaacaaacaagatccAATCTCAGAGATCAGCTCCACTGTGGCTATTGTTTTCAAACCAGGGCCTTTTGTCTGGAAATGGCAGGAGTCTTCATGCTAGGTGCTGCTTTGTCTATGGCTTACACAACAGCAGACAGCTCAGCTCTGGACCAAAACACACCTCCCAGATACAAAGAAATCAAGCTGTACCCTAAGTCCTTAACAAGGATGGAGAAGATCTTAGCGTGAAACGCAGAGCTCCTGCGAAGCTCCCTTCCTCACTTACTACCTCTGGGCCTGGCCTCCgtctttctccttttaattaaCCCAGCAAACCAGCCTCTACCTTTCAAAGGAATCTGACGGAAACGTCTTTGCCAAGTCCCAGCCAAGTCCCTGTGACACTCAAGAACATGGGCCAGGCTCTTGTGTAGGTTAAGGAAGTCCGAGAAGAATAAAGATTATAGGGAAACAGTCTACCTTTCTTTACAGGGTCTTGTTTTGCATCTCTGAAATCTCAGATTCAGCTATTACAATGAAGTCCTGTTGTAGAAAGAGCTGGCCTTTTATCACCACTTAAAATCTAATTAATCCATATTGAAGCACAAAGATTTCTGTTGTATTTTAGGGTGAGGGGTCATAGAGCCCTCTTTGTTCATCTTTAGACTTATAATCATCAAGCATTGGGGATATAATTTTACCAAGCAAATTGGAAGGTAACAGATCAAATCCTTATCAGAAAGCCTAACTCATAGTTTTAAGCGTTCTTCGTCCTTTACATGAAACATTATATTCAAGAAGAACAAAAACGCATTTCAGAGTGCCCAAAGAGTTAATGACCAAAGCTTATATTCCAGGCAGCATAGAACCAAGATCGTCACACTACTGTCAACCACAAAAGACAGCTGTCCTATAGGGGCGGCAGAAGTCCTCAGATTTGTTGCAATGGCTTTAGTCTTCAGAGTAGTGATGCAATTCGTTGGACTTTCATTATCTTTGCTGGGATGGGTTTTATCCATTATTACAACTTATTTGCCATACTGGAAAAACCTCAACCtggacttaaatgaaatggaaaactggACCATGGGGCTCTGGCAAACGTGCGTCATCCAGGAGGAAGTGGGGATGCAGTGCAAGGACTTTGATTCCTTCCTGGCTTTGCCTGCCGAACTCAGGGGCTCCAGGATTCTCATGTTCCTGTCAAACGGGCTGGGGCTCCTGGGCCTGCTGGTCTCGGGGTTTGGACTGGACTGCTTGAGAATTGGAGAGAGACAGCCAGCCTGCAAGAAGCGACTGCTGATCCTGGGAGGACTTCTGTTCTGGACGGCGGGCATCACGACCGTCGTGCCGGTCTCCTGGGTGGCCCACCTGATCGTCCGGGAGTTCTGGGATGAGACTATCCCAGAGATTGTGCCCAGGTGGGAGTTCGGGGAAGCCCTCTTTCTCGGGTGGTTTGCtggattctctctcctcctaggAGGGTGTCTGCTCCACTGTGCAGCCTGCTCgaccccagctcctccagcctcGGGCCACTATGCAGTGGCAGAAATGCATAGTCCATACCTGGAAAATGGAACTGCAGATCCTAAAGTGTAAGACTTGGACAAGACCAGAGAGCCGCATCTTTCTACATCAACTGCGATGTAGGCTCTACATGACAAAGGGGTCTTTGTTATGTAACTAAATCTGTGCTGGTCACAATTTCTCACCGAACGACTACTTTTCTATCCAAGAtcacccccccttcccctccaaaTCTGGAGAAGAGGCAAATCTTGTACCTAAAAGAAACTTACTACGGTAAGCATTACATAGGTATGAGCAAAAATAATCCATTGATCTGGCTATTTAAATCAAAATGTGGTGATGGTTATCCAATATAGTTGGTACTAAGCTTTAATGTGTTAATTCTGTATcagaatcttttttgtttttgttggtacCTGGACATGATAATGAGTttgtttcctaaagaaaaaaatgaacaatctgaaatcTTTTAAGCATTCTACACTAGCAAAACCACATGTTAAGCCTATCCCAGAGTGTTATTGCCACAACAATgactttggttttctttgaacAGAGGTGGTTTGTGTTCAGAAAATTACTAGGCACCCTATGTGACAGGATTTTATGAGGCTGAAAGTTTTTGGTACATCAAGATACTCTCAGATTAAAAATACTGGCCAATTTCCTCTTGTCTCTTCCTTCAAAAGCTTcatatttaaaaaagataattccaAAAGTATTCTGCCTGGTATCCAGGTTCTGCAGTTCATGTGCCCCAATAGAAATTCTCCCTtgttcaattaaaaattataagcatGGGGATATATACTTTAGTGATGAACCAACAGAGAGGCTGGTTCTCACCCACAAAAGCCTATTGCCTAACTTTCCCACAGCACAGGAGGCATATCTAAGCAAAGAAAAAGTAAGTGTTTATGCATATGCATGAATTTGACAGAAAGGCACTAGGTAAACAGACTTGATGTTAGCTCAATATTGCTTCATGTGACGTGGTATACATAGCCTAAGAGGGATTAAGAAAAACAGGCCTGAGTTAAGGTCTAGAGAGATTTCTGCGAAGACcaatttatttggttttatttattaagtAACACTGTtcttgaatgtattttttaaaaaatggtaacacTCAGTAGTACCAAAACATATGTATTGACATGTGAGAACTTGAACAGATGAAAATTTGACAGGTGCAATTAGTAAGACACAAAGCAGTAGGAGTGGAACCAAAACTGTCAATTAAACATTTTGCATTTAGGCTTCTCAATTCTTTCACTCCTTAGGAAGGTTGGGAACAACATGAAAGCCATTTATACGTTAACAATGAAAGGAGGATTATTACGACTTAATGTTATTTCAGGGACAAACTGCTTCCTATAAAATTGCGCCCACAGGACACGAACATGATCTTGGCCACACCTTGGCGTTACTGGTTTGCAGCATTATTTCCCTGGCAAGAATCCTCCtatatacacaatgaaaaaatatttctgagctcCGCCGGTGATAAGACACTGTCACACTTCTTTTCACAGCAACCGAAAGGCAGGAGTTAGTTTGGCTAAAGCTCGCAGGACTTGACAATGGCTGTAGTAGTTAGAACCGTGGCACAATTAGCTGGACTTTCACTATCTTTGCTGGGATGGGTTTTATCCTGTCTTACAAACTACCTGCCACAATGGAAAAACCTCAACCtggacttaaatgaaatggaaaactggACCATGGGGCTCTGGCAAACGTGCGTCATCCAGGAGGAAGTGGGGATGCAGTGCAAGGACTTTGATTCCTTCCTGGCTTTGCCTGCCGAACTCAGGGGCTCCAGGATTCTCATGTTCCTGTCAAACGGGCTGGGGCTCCTGGGCCTGCTGGTCTCAGGGTTTGGACTGGACTGCTTGAGAATTGGAGAGAGACAGCCAGCTTGCAAGAAGCGACTGCTGATCCTGGGAGGACTTCTGTTCTGGACGGCGGGCATCACGACCGTCGTGCCGGTCTCCTGGGTGGCCCACCTGATCGTCCGGGAGTTCTGGGATGAGACTATCCCAGAGATTGTGCCCAGGTGGGAGTTCGGGGAAGCCCTCTTTCTCGGGTGGTTTGCtggattctctctcctcctaggAGGGTGTCTGCTCCACTGTGCAGCCTGCTCGACCCAAGCTCCTCCAGCCTTGGGCCACTATGCTGTGGCAGAAATGCAATATCCCCATCAACACCTGGAGATGAAAAACGCCCACCTGGAAATCTAAGCCAGCGGGATCAGAGGTGTCCACTCCTCAGGTGTCAACTCTGGATGTGGTAGGATTTCTTGCTACAAAGTCACCCATTCACTATGCTTTTCATTtcctaaaatgtgttttttcctgTGGCCATTAGCTTCTTAAGCTATAATTTCTTTCTAAGATGGTAAGCCACTTTTCTACTCTGAGACCAAAGCCAATCAAGACTTAATAGTAATCATACTCATTACTGCGGATGagtttcctcagttgtaaaaaAGATCCAGTGATTGCACAGAACtggtaaataaaacattatattagtaCTTACACATCTTTGAAGGTGTTATTCATAGAGATGAATCATTTTGGCAATTGGAAATGTTACTGCTAATCATTTACTTCTTCCAACTGTTCAAGATCACCTATTACATGAAACCAAAGTCTTGCAGCATATTTATGTAAAATGCATGACATCtgattatactaaaaaaatttgcTGGCTCTTTGAAAGCTTGAGAAGTGAGAGACATGGACACATCATCTTATTTCTAATTGGAGACTTCAGTGCCTCCATGGAACCTTTTCCAAAAGTCAGCCACATTCACCCACACCGCCTTTACTATGTCAGAAGCAGAGGAGGGCAATCCTGTGTTCTGGAAGATTCATGAAAAATCTACCATGCAGATGTGCTTTGGCTTCTGGGTCCTGTGCTCTCCAGCAGACGGCCAACGCCCCCTCCACCCCTGGCGGCCCCTGGCTCTGGGGAGCAGACACAGGGGGCGCTGCGGGTCAGGACCTGGGTGTGTGGGAGAGAACCTGTGGGGACCTCTGCCCAGGGCCGCTGAGCACACTGCTGGTCTGGGCAGTGGGATGACAGAGCTCATATCCTGGAGCCTTTTGTTTTACTCGCACAACGACAATACTCCATCTTTTTTTTATCAGCAGTGCATAGCGTTCAACCAAGAACTATTCACAATAAACTGCTGGCTTGGGGAATTCTTCATGAAAGATTTTATATTTGCTCAGTACATGGTTCACATAAACTCTTGTGTTTGCGCCAATCAGGGGAATTGACTGAACAATAAATGACACTGAGGTAAAGTATTAGGCAATATgtgtctttgtttaaaaaaaaaaacccactgaatATTTTTCCACccacaaacacatgaaaagtgcAGAAACCAAAGTTAATCTATGTGATGTATTTGCATACTTTTACAAACAAGacaaattaaaacagaaacatattCAGAATTTAACCTGATTAAATATTTAGTTCAGTCCTGAGCTTTTGATATTTAATACAATATAGATAaagtaatagcaaaaaaaaattttaaatttatttgatttgcATGCTACAGAGATTCAGCTAAATGTTGTTCTTTTGGCTAGCAATATTCTTTTTGTACCTGTAACACTTAGATTCTGATATACAAAATTGTAATAACATACTGATAACTCAAACTTGAGAACTAAATATTACATTCTTTTTACCCTGTGCAGAATAAattctacctttaaaaaatagtatttataatattaaaatttgtattgTCCATATGGTTTTGTGATCaagttattaaaatgttttgtcACTGTGAATCATTTGGGTTAGTACAAATATGACAGGATTGTTAAAAGCTGCCTATAAATACATAACACtattgctgatttttaaagtGTGGAAAAGgattacattaaaatatgtttgacTCTCATGTTAGAAATGagcaaattttataaaataaaaccaaaagcatcTTGGTCACAACTGTTGACTACCAGCCTGAGacagattttattcttttatacttGTCTGAAACTTTTTGTATTACAAAAAGTTAACAGCTAATCTGATGAAGATTTATAAAGCTGTAAATATTCCAATATAGCCTCTTCTATGTCAAACATTTAAAATGGCCAGAACCGAACTATATATTAAACAGAACATAAATAAGAccgtaaataaataaatgaagaaaataaaatcgtACGGTACAACTACACATAATTCTATAAACATTTTCATGGTCAAACTAAGAAGCTGAAAACAGCTGACCTTCATTTAACTC
This Equus quagga isolate Etosha38 chromosome 22, UCLA_HA_Equagga_1.0, whole genome shotgun sequence DNA region includes the following protein-coding sequences:
- the LOC124231782 gene encoding putative claudin-24 yields the protein MALVFRVVMQFVGLSLSLLGWVLSIITTYLPYWKNLNLDLNEMENWTMGLWQTCVIQEEVGMQCKDFDSFLALPAELRGSRILMFLSNGLGLLGLLVSGFGLDCLRIGERQPACKKRLLILGGLLFWTAGITTVVPVSWVAHLIVREFWDETIPEIVPRWEFGEALFLGWFAGFSLLLGGCLLHCAACSTPAPPASGHYAVAEMHSPYLENGTADPKV
- the LOC124231679 gene encoding claudin-22-like, whose translation is MAVVVRTVAQLAGLSLSLLGWVLSCLTNYLPQWKNLNLDLNEMENWTMGLWQTCVIQEEVGMQCKDFDSFLALPAELRGSRILMFLSNGLGLLGLLVSGFGLDCLRIGERQPACKKRLLILGGLLFWTAGITTVVPVSWVAHLIVREFWDETIPEIVPRWEFGEALFLGWFAGFSLLLGGCLLHCAACSTQAPPALGHYAVAEMQYPHQHLEMKNAHLEI